Proteins encoded within one genomic window of Kibdelosporangium phytohabitans:
- a CDS encoding glycosyltransferase family 2 protein: MTEPKRYGDELAVVTVTYSPGETIERFLDTLATATERPTHVVMADNGSTDGAPEKAAQRDGVRLLNTGENLGYGTAANRGVAEFGDEYGWVIVANPDIEWAPGSIDELLKAASRWPRGGAFGPLIRETNGEVYPSARLLPSLGKGVGHAIVGRVWRDNPWTKAYRQSDTEVRERTAGWLSGSCQLLRREAFDSVDGFDPRYFMYFEDVDLGDRLGKAGWQNVYVPAAEVTHIGGHSTSKASAKMLAAHHASAYRYLADRHQGPEWKPVLAAIKAGLKLRLKLETKP; the protein is encoded by the coding sequence GTGACCGAACCGAAACGTTATGGCGACGAGCTGGCGGTGGTCACCGTCACCTACTCACCCGGCGAGACGATCGAGCGTTTCCTCGACACCCTGGCCACGGCGACCGAACGGCCGACGCACGTGGTCATGGCCGACAACGGCTCAACCGACGGCGCACCGGAAAAAGCCGCACAACGCGACGGCGTCCGCCTGCTGAACACCGGCGAGAACCTCGGGTACGGCACAGCGGCCAACCGCGGCGTGGCCGAATTCGGCGACGAATACGGCTGGGTCATCGTGGCCAACCCCGACATCGAATGGGCCCCCGGCTCAATCGACGAACTGCTCAAGGCCGCGTCCCGATGGCCACGCGGCGGCGCATTCGGCCCCCTGATCAGGGAAACCAACGGCGAGGTCTACCCGTCCGCACGGCTGCTGCCGTCACTGGGCAAAGGCGTGGGCCACGCGATCGTCGGGCGCGTGTGGCGCGACAACCCGTGGACCAAGGCGTACCGGCAGTCCGACACCGAGGTCCGCGAACGCACAGCCGGTTGGCTGTCCGGGTCGTGCCAGCTGCTTCGCCGGGAAGCGTTCGACTCCGTCGACGGCTTCGACCCGCGCTACTTCATGTACTTCGAAGACGTCGACCTCGGCGACCGGCTCGGCAAGGCCGGCTGGCAGAACGTGTACGTGCCCGCAGCCGAAGTCACCCACATCGGCGGGCACTCCACGTCCAAGGCTTCGGCGAAAATGCTCGCCGCGCATCACGCCAGCGCTTACCGGTATCTCGCCGACAGGCACCAGGGGCCCGAGTGGAAGCCGGTGCTCGCGGCGATCAAAGCCGGACTGAAGCTCCGCCTCAAGCTCGAAACCAAGCCCTGA
- a CDS encoding glycosyltransferase family 4 protein encodes MLIDATAVPADRGGVGRYVDSLVSALDADGARISVVCQLRDAELYSKLAPNSRIVTTSESIETRTARLAWEQTTLPGLVRRLGAHVLHSPHYTTPLANSAASVVTLHDATFFTDAVLHSSVKARFFRGWTRVALNRATLCVVPSDATAAELVRVARANPRSMEVVHHGVDVDRFHQPTPEEIEAARASIGLPRMPYVAFLGALEPRKNVPALIRGFAKACEGRANPPALVLAGQPGWDGQVERALDALPHRLRVIRAGYLPFAQLSGFLGGAELVAYPSLGEGFGLPVLEAMACGACVLTTSRLSLPEVGGDAVAYCGVGAGDIGAALTELLDDPARRATLSSAAQRRSKEFSWVQSAAQHRTVYGRAMAIHRRGL; translated from the coding sequence GTGTTGATCGACGCCACGGCCGTGCCAGCCGACCGCGGCGGAGTCGGTCGCTACGTCGACTCGCTGGTGTCCGCATTGGACGCCGACGGCGCACGGATCTCGGTGGTCTGCCAGCTGCGGGACGCGGAGCTGTACTCGAAGCTCGCCCCGAACTCGCGGATCGTGACCACGAGCGAATCGATCGAGACCAGGACGGCGCGGCTGGCGTGGGAGCAGACGACACTGCCCGGCCTGGTCCGGCGGCTGGGCGCACACGTACTGCACTCGCCGCACTACACGACACCACTGGCCAACTCGGCGGCCTCAGTCGTCACCCTGCACGACGCCACCTTCTTCACCGACGCGGTGCTGCACTCCTCGGTCAAGGCACGGTTCTTCCGCGGATGGACCCGCGTCGCCCTCAACCGCGCCACGCTCTGCGTAGTCCCCAGCGACGCCACCGCAGCCGAGCTGGTCAGGGTCGCACGCGCCAACCCACGCTCGATGGAAGTCGTACACCACGGCGTGGACGTGGACCGCTTCCACCAGCCAACCCCCGAAGAGATCGAAGCCGCACGAGCCAGCATCGGCCTGCCACGCATGCCATACGTGGCGTTCCTCGGCGCGCTGGAGCCACGCAAGAACGTCCCCGCCCTGATCCGCGGCTTCGCCAAAGCGTGCGAAGGCCGCGCCAACCCACCAGCGCTTGTCCTCGCAGGCCAACCAGGCTGGGACGGTCAAGTCGAACGCGCACTGGACGCGTTGCCGCACCGGCTGCGCGTGATCCGCGCGGGTTACCTGCCGTTCGCGCAACTGTCCGGATTCCTCGGCGGCGCGGAACTGGTCGCGTACCCGAGCCTCGGCGAAGGATTCGGCCTGCCCGTGCTCGAGGCGATGGCCTGCGGTGCGTGCGTGCTGACCACGAGCAGGCTGTCCCTGCCCGAGGTCGGCGGCGACGCGGTCGCGTACTGCGGCGTCGGCGCCGGAGACATCGGGGCGGCGTTGACCGAACTCCTCGACGACCCAGCCCGGCGGGCCACCCTGTCCTCAGCGGCGCAACGGCGGTCGAAGGAATTCTCGTGGGTCCAGTCCGCCGCGCAGCACCGAACCGTCTACGGCCGGGCGATGGCCATCCACCGCCGGGGACTGTGA